CGCGGTGCCGGGAATCCCCGCCAGTGAGATGAGGAAGAGCCCGAGTGCCATCGCGGGCGCCGGGTAGCGCCGCCCCAGACCGCGCAGGTCCTCCAGGGTCAGCGACTTCTTCACGCGCCGCTCGAACAGCGCGATCACGCCGAACGAGCCGATCGACATGAACGTGTAGATCAGCAGGTAGAGCAGCATCGCGCCGACGGCCTCACGGCCGACCTCGGGGTTGCCGCCGACCGTCCCGGGCGAGAGGGAGACCAACCCGATGGCGACGTACCCGGCGTGCGCGATGGCCGAGAAGGCCAGGATCCGCTTGACATCGGTCTGCACTACGGCGAGCACCGCACCACCGAGCATGGTGATGACCGCCATCCCCGTCACCACCGGCGCCCAGGTCAGCTGCAGCGGTGCCAGCGCGCCCACGAAGACGCGCATGAACGCCGCGAAGGCGGCAGCCTTCGTCGCTGCAGCCATGAAGCCGGTCACCGGCGTCGGGGCACCCTGATACACGTCCGGCGTCCAGAAGTGGAACGGCACCAGACCGGTCTTGAAGGCGAACCCGACCAGCATGAGCACCATCGCCGCGATCACGATGCCGGTCGGGGCATCCAGACCCGACAGCGCGACCCCCATCTCAGGGATGTTCGTCGATCCGGTGACGCCGTAGACCAGCGCGATGCCGTACAGCAGGATTGCCGAGGAGAAGGCGCCCAGCATGAAGTACTTGACCGCCGACTCCTGGGCGTTGAGGTCGCGCTTGGCGATCCCGCTCATCACGTACAGGGCCAGGGAGAGGATCTCCACGGCGATGAAGACCATGATGAGGTCGTTCGAGGACGCCAGCAGGGTCATGCCCGTCGCGGCGAAGAGCAGCAGCGGGTAGTACTCACCGCGGTGGATCTGTCGGTCTTCCATGTAGGCGAAGCCGATCGGGATCGAGATCATCCCGGCCAGGCAGATCGAGAACCGGCTGAACAGCGCCACGCCGTCAACGGCGACCATGCCGCCGAGCAGTGAGTCGGTCCCCACGAACAGCTGCGCCGGATCGACCGCCGACGCCAACTGGCCGTCGTAGACCGTCCACTGCCAGATGGTCACGCCGAGACCCGCAGCGAACCCGATGAACGTCAGCAGGGCCCCGAGGGTCTTGGGGCGGTCCCTCCAGATCGCGGTGAGCACGAACTGCAAGACCGCGCCGAGGGCAATGAGCCCAGAGAGCACCGGCACCTGCGAATCCACATCACCGGCGTTCTGCCACAGCGCCACGCCGCAGCAGGCGAGGATCACGACACCGGCGACGAACGAGACCTGCAGGCGGCCGGCGTGCGGCCGGTCAGAGCCGACCGTCTTGCCCGATCCGGCCGTGTCGATCAGCAGGACCAAGATGCCGACGCCGAACAGGACCAGTTCCGGCGACAGCGCGGCCCAGGGGAAGTCGGGGACCACGAACTGACCTGGCGCCTGAGCCAGCACGAGTGGTGAAGCGAGGGTGATCAACGGTTCCTACTCCGAGTCCGACACGGTGGCGTTCTGCGCGGCTGCGAGGTCGGCGTCGACCTGCTGCAGCACCGCCTCGACGGATGGGGTGACGCGGTCGTACAGGGGCTTGGGGTACAGGCCGATGACGAGCATGAGGACCAGCAGCGGGGCGACGACGGCGATCTCACGGGCGTTCAGGTCGGTCATCGTCTCGGCGTGACCGCCGACCGGACCGTGGAACATGCGTTGGTAGGCCCACAGCAGGTACAGCGCAGCCAGGATGACGCCGAACGCGGCGGTGACGCCGGCCCACGGAACGGTCTGGTAGGTCCCGATGAGGATCGGGAACTCCCCGACGAAGCCGTTCAGGCCCGGCAGGGCGATGGAGGACATCACGGCCATCAGGAACAGCCCCCCGAAGATCGGTGTGGCCTTCATCAGCCCCGAGTAGTCGGCGATCGCCCGGCTGTGCGTGCGGTCGTACATGAAGCCGATCAGCAGGAACAGGCAGCCGGTGGTCAGCCCGTGGTTGACCATCTGGACCACGGCGCCGCTGGCCGCGGTCGGCTGGAGCGCGAAGATGCCGATGGCGATGAATCCGAGGTGGGCCACCGAGGAGTACGCCACCAGGCGCTTCACATCGGACTGGACCATGGCGACCATCGCGCCGTACAGCACGCCGATGACCCCGAGCGCCAGGATCGGGCCCGCGTACAGATCGGCCGCCTCCGGGAACAAGGGCAGGTTGAACCGCAGGAAGCCGTACCCACCGATCTTCAGCATCACCGCGGCCAGCACCACCGAGCCGACGGTGGGTGCCTCCGTGTGGGCGTCCGGCAGCCAGGTGTGCAGCGGGAACAGCGGCAGCTTGATCGCAAAGGCCACGAAGAAGGCCCAGAACAGCCAGATCTGCTCGGTCCTCGACAGGTCGGTCTGCAGCAGCGTGGTGTAGTCGAACGAGCCGCCGGCCTTGAAGCTGAGGTACAGGATCGCGATGAGCATCAGCAGCCCACCGACCAGCGTGTACAGGAAGAACTTGATCGAGGCGTACCGACGGTTCTTGCCGCCCCACACGCCGATCAGGGCGTACATCGGGACCAGCATGATCTCGAAGAAGACGTAGAACAGCAGCAGGTCCAGCCCGAGGAACACGCCGATCAGCGCCGACTGCAGCGTCATCAGCGAGACGAAGAACCCCTTGGCCCGCTCCACCTGCTCCCAGGAGGCCAGGATGACCAGGGGGAAGATGAACGAGGTCAGGATCACCAGGAACAGGCTGATCCCGTCCACGCCGAGGG
The sequence above is a segment of the Euzebya tangerina genome. Coding sequences within it:
- a CDS encoding NADH-quinone oxidoreductase subunit N, producing MITLASPLVLAQAPGQFVVPDFPWAALSPELVLFGVGILVLLIDTAGSGKTVGSDRPHAGRLQVSFVAGVVILACCGVALWQNAGDVDSQVPVLSGLIALGAVLQFVLTAIWRDRPKTLGALLTFIGFAAGLGVTIWQWTVYDGQLASAVDPAQLFVGTDSLLGGMVAVDGVALFSRFSICLAGMISIPIGFAYMEDRQIHRGEYYPLLLFAATGMTLLASSNDLIMVFIAVEILSLALYVMSGIAKRDLNAQESAVKYFMLGAFSSAILLYGIALVYGVTGSTNIPEMGVALSGLDAPTGIVIAAMVLMLVGFAFKTGLVPFHFWTPDVYQGAPTPVTGFMAAATKAAAFAAFMRVFVGALAPLQLTWAPVVTGMAVITMLGGAVLAVVQTDVKRILAFSAIAHAGYVAIGLVSLSPGTVGGNPEVGREAVGAMLLYLLIYTFMSIGSFGVIALFERRVKKSLTLEDLRGLGRRYPAPAMALGLFLISLAGIPGTAGFVAKFAVFRSGVEAGQFGLVGVAVVSSVIAGFFYLRIMASMFVEDETAMSRQVADMSQTAPAMLGLGVAAAVTVALGVAPGALVNLAQQAGTFAGL
- a CDS encoding NADH-quinone oxidoreductase subunit M — encoded protein: MMFGDLPLLSITIAIPAVTALLLAFVKPTDRAALRAIALGGTIFTFIFSLNLISETDASAGFQLTETIEWIPEWGVSYSLGVDGISLFLVILTSFIFPLVILASWEQVERAKGFFVSLMTLQSALIGVFLGLDLLLFYVFFEIMLVPMYALIGVWGGKNRRYASIKFFLYTLVGGLLMLIAILYLSFKAGGSFDYTTLLQTDLSRTEQIWLFWAFFVAFAIKLPLFPLHTWLPDAHTEAPTVGSVVLAAVMLKIGGYGFLRFNLPLFPEAADLYAGPILALGVIGVLYGAMVAMVQSDVKRLVAYSSVAHLGFIAIGIFALQPTAASGAVVQMVNHGLTTGCLFLLIGFMYDRTHSRAIADYSGLMKATPIFGGLFLMAVMSSIALPGLNGFVGEFPILIGTYQTVPWAGVTAAFGVILAALYLLWAYQRMFHGPVGGHAETMTDLNAREIAVVAPLLVLMLVIGLYPKPLYDRVTPSVEAVLQQVDADLAAAQNATVSDSE